Sequence from the Kineosporia succinea genome:
ACGGTGGCTCCAGGAGTGACGTCCAGGTCGACCTCGACCGTCTCGGTGCTGTCACCGAAAGTCCACGATGCCTCGGAGACGTGCTGGGCCGCGTCCTTCATGTTCGTGTACTCGGCTTTCACCACGTCGTCGGCATCGTCGATCGCGTGCTCGACCGTCAGCGACGACACCCGCGGGCGCAGCTCGGCGACCGCCGGGGACGAGGTCTGCCCGTCGACGGTCGCCTCGATCGTGAGATCGGCGATCGTCTGCCGGAGGTCGGTGCCCGCGGTGATCCCGAACGTCACGTCGGCCTTGCCGCCGGCGGGGACCGTGACCGGTTGCGCTGCGCCTGCGACCTGCCAGCCACCCTGGGCGGTGGCGGCGACCTCGGCGGTCACGTCGGCGTCGTTGAAGTTGTAGACCTCAGCCGTGACCGTGGTGGTGGCCGTGCTGTCGAGTCCGTATCCGTACAGCTGTGAGTTCTTGGAGGTCTCGGCGTCGAAAACGGGCTGGATGACGACGCGTTCGGCCGCCGTGAAGTCATCGGCGTCGATCGGGTCGGCGGGGGCTGCGGGCGCCGGAGCGGCCATGAGGTCGGGGAATTGCGCCGCGGACAGGTAGACCGGGTCGGGACCGACGGTGAACGCCGCTACTGAGCCGGAGACCGTGAGGTCGCCGTCGCGACCCATGAGGTCGACGAGCGCGGTCTCGCCTTCGACGGGGACCGTCACCTCGGTGTCGGCAGGCGCCCAGAGCACGGCGGCCGGACCCGAGCCGGTGTCGAAGACGTAGGCCGAGACACCCTCCGGAAGGCCGTTCAGCTGTCCCGCATATCGGCCCTCGCCGAGTTCGCGGGTCATGACCGACTGCGCCGCGAGCGCCGCCATCGGCTCGTCGGGGCTGCGGTACATGCTCCAGTACGACGCACCCTCGCGGTACGGCGCGGCGATGAAGAAGAACTGCCTGGTCGAGCCCCGGGCGAGCGACTCGGCGGCCGAGCTCACGATGTAGCGCGCCTGCAGGGTCTCCTGCGCGGCGGTCGGCAGCTCGTTCGCGTCGATGTTGTTGAGCGCGATGCCGCTCTCCGTGACCCATCGGCCTTTTTCGTCGCCACCGTACGGCTGCGCGGCGTCGAGCTGCGAGGAGAAGTCCGGGTGCGCGTTGATCGACGCCGAGGAGTTCACGGTCGTGTGCGTGTGGTACGCGTAGGCGTCGAGGTAGTCGAGAATGCCGTTGCGGAACTGCCACTGCGCGTAGTGCGGGTCGACGCCGGCGAGACCGCCGTTCACCAGGAGCGCGTCCGTGCCCGAGTCGAGGAAGCCGAGGGCTGCGGCCTTCATGACGGCCGCGTAGCGGTCGGCGCCCTCCGACTCGAGCGCGAACTTGCGGTTCTGCTCGTTCCAGAGCTGCCACGCGTCCACGAGTCCGTCGTAATGCTCCCCGGCCGCGAACGCGAAGTCGTACATGTCGCGGAGGTCCTGCGGGAGCTCCCGCGTCGACGTGCGGGTCCAGGACGGGCCGTCGTGGAAGGACGAAAGCGTCTTCAGCCCGGCGGCATTCGCTGCCTGCAGCCAGTTCCAGGGCTGTTGCTCACCGGAGAAGTCGAAGCTGCCTCGCGCGGGGTTGATGACGTTGTTCCAGCGCTGCCGGTCGCGGATCCAGTCGACGCCGGTGAGCGACAGCACATGCGCGAAGGCGTCGGCGTCGTCGGTCGCGATGAGCTTCGACCCGTAGACGTCGACCGCGAAAGGGCTGTCGTCGATCGCGGGTCGGGACGACGCCGCGGGCAGAACGGCGAACGCGCCCTCAATGCCGTTCTCCGACCCGGTGATCCGCGCGGACACCCGGTACGCCCCGGTGTCGAGCGCGGCGCCGAGGTCGATGGATGCGGCGGTCTCGCCGGTCTGCGCCGTGGCCTCGCCCTCGGCCACGACGGCCCCGTCGTAGTCCGTGACGCTCCAGGTGACCGGCACGGGGCCCGGCGCCTCGGCGTTGAGCGCGGCCGCGAGCATGACGTTCTCGCCCTGCTCGAAGACGCCGAAACGATCGGGGGCCGTCGCCGATTCGAGGGTCGCCTCGACCGGCGTGAGGGTGAACGTGTCGAGGAACAGCGCGTAGTTCGTGTTCGGCGACACCCGGCGCTCGGTGACCTGGAACTCGATCGTGTTGACGCCGGCGTCGAGGGCGAGGGTGCCCAGCTCGTAGCGCCGCAGTTCGTTCGTGACGACCGAAAGCTCACGGGCGCCGCGACTCTCGTGCCAAGCTCCGTCGTTCGCCCGCACCCGGAACGGTGACGCCCATTCCACACCGGTCCGGATCGTCGTCGCGTCGAGCCGGTAGAGGGAGGCGTCGTCGACCTCGACCTCGTAGGTGGCGGTATATCCGCCTGCGGGGGCATCGGCCGCGGTGTAGAGCTGCAGGGACGAGCCTCCGCTGGCTCCGGTCTGCGCGGCGGCGCCGGGCACCATGGTCGTGGCCGTGGGGTTCTCGCCCTCGATCGTGAGGGGCCCGGCGGCCTGGGCGGGGCTCGAGACGAGCAGACCCGTGGCGAGCATGACGGCGGCTACGCCGGCGACGCGAAAGCGGGGAAAGGCCACAGAGATCTCCTTCGATCCGTGGTGGGACGGGAAGGAACGCTCAGCCCTTCAGGGCACCGGCGGATCCGGCACCCGTCAGGAACTGAACGTTTTCCAACCTCCTGAGGCGCAGGGGGCTCAGGGGTCGCTGCTGTCACGGGGGCGGTAAGGGTGCACGTGGCGGTGGCCGAAACCTGAAGAAACCCCTGGTGGGATCACGATTGTCGAGATCAAGATCCATCACCAGGAGTTCCGAGTGCTTGTCTACCGCTCAGGCATGAACGTGTCCACCCAACACCTGCGGTTCGTCACGAACGCGTTGCGCACCCAGCGGAAGCAGAGCGGAACTCGCTGGCGCGTGTTGTCCTCCGGGCAGCAGGCTTTGATGCTCCTGGCCCACCTGAAGAAGGGCGAGACCTACCGCGACCTGGCCATCGGCTTCAAGGTCGGCACGAGCACGGCCTACCGCTACCTGCGCGAAGGCCTGGAGGTCCTGGCCGGCCTCGCCCCGGCCCTGGAACAGGCCATCCAGGCCGCGGCGAAGAAGGCCTACGTGACCTTGGACGGAACACTGCTGCGTATCGACCGGGTGGCCATGGCCTCGAAAGGCGACCGCATCTATTACTCCGGCAAGCACAAGACTCACGGGGTGAACGTGCAGGTCATCGCCGATCCGGCCGGCCGGCTGATCTGGGCATCACCGGCCCTGCCCGGGGCCCGCCACGACGCCGGAGCCGCCAAGGAACACGGAATCCCCGCTGCTCTGGGCGCGGCCGGCGTGAGCACGTTCGCCGACACCGCCTACATCGGTGCCGGGCCTACGATCCGGGCGCCGTTTCGTCGACTGCGCCACGACCGCAGCTCCCACCTCTTCACCCGCAGGGAGCTCTCAACCGGCCAAAAGGCCGTCAACACATCGATCTCGCAGATGCGAGCTCCCGGCGAGCGCGCCAATGCCGCCCTCAAGAGCTGGCGTCTCCTGCACAAGATTCGCTCCAGTCCCGCTCACGCGACGCGGCTGGTGAACGCGGTTCAGGTGGTGATCCTCAACTCCTGAGGAGGTTGGAAAGTCCTCACTGCTTCTGGAAGATCGCGAACACCGTGATCGGGATGAGAACGGCGATGAACATGCCGGCCATGAGCATGGCGAGGTCGGCCTGAGGCGCGACCGTCGCGAGTCCCACCGACAGCGGCTGCTTCTCGGGGGAGGGCAGGGCCAGGAGCGGCCACAGGAAGTCCTTCCACGACGCGATGAACGCGAGAAGGGCGACCACGCCGATGATCGGACGCGCCATCGGCAGCACGATCGACCAGAGGATGCGCAGCGGACCGGCGCCGTCGACCGTCGCCGCCTCGATCAGCTCGGGCGGGATGGTCTGGAAGTACTGCTTCATGATGAGCACGTTGAAGGCGCTGACGCCGTTGGTGAGCCACAGCGCCGCGTAGCTGTCGAGGAGCCCGAGGTCGATCACGGTGAGGTACAGCGGGATCAGCGAGATCACCCCGGGGATGAACAGGGTCGCCATGATCGCGGCGTTGAGGACCGGCCCGTACCTCGGGCGCAGGATCGCTAGCACGTAGCCGAGCGTCACGGCCGAGAACACGGCCACGATCACCTCGCCGCTCGTGATCAGGAGCGAGTTGGTGGTGAACCGGCCGATCTGGATCTGGTTCCACGCGTCGGCGAGGTTCTGCCCCTGGATGCCTGAGGGCCACAGGGCGAACGGGGTGCGCAGGATGTCCTGCGTGGTCGACACCGCGGACTTCGCGAGCCACAGCAGCGGCCCGGCCGCCACGACGGCGAGCAGGGCCACGACCACCCAGACCACGACGCGGAAGGTGAATCGGGTGCTCGCGCGGGAGAGGTCGGAGTCGGAGATGTTCGAGCGCTCGAGCGAGCGGCCGGTCGAGTGCCGTCGGGCGGTGCGGGTCCTTTCGGTGAGGGCCATTACTTGCTCCACTTCCGGGAGAGCCACAGGTAGATCGCGGCGAAGACGCTGAGGGCGGCGGCGAGCATCAGGCTCAGGGCCGCGGCCTGGCCGAAGTTGCCGTAGATGAACGCGTAGCGGTAGATGAGCATGAGCAGCGTCACGGTGCTGTTGTTCGGCCCGCCGCCCGTGAGCAGGAACGGCTCGG
This genomic interval carries:
- a CDS encoding sugar-binding protein codes for the protein MAFPRFRVAGVAAVMLATGLLVSSPAQAAGPLTIEGENPTATTMVPGAAAQTGASGGSSLQLYTAADAPAGGYTATYEVEVDDASLYRLDATTIRTGVEWASPFRVRANDGAWHESRGARELSVVTNELRRYELGTLALDAGVNTIEFQVTERRVSPNTNYALFLDTFTLTPVEATLESATAPDRFGVFEQGENVMLAAALNAEAPGPVPVTWSVTDYDGAVVAEGEATAQTGETAASIDLGAALDTGAYRVSARITGSENGIEGAFAVLPAASSRPAIDDSPFAVDVYGSKLIATDDADAFAHVLSLTGVDWIRDRQRWNNVINPARGSFDFSGEQQPWNWLQAANAAGLKTLSSFHDGPSWTRTSTRELPQDLRDMYDFAFAAGEHYDGLVDAWQLWNEQNRKFALESEGADRYAAVMKAAALGFLDSGTDALLVNGGLAGVDPHYAQWQFRNGILDYLDAYAYHTHTTVNSSASINAHPDFSSQLDAAQPYGGDEKGRWVTESGIALNNIDANELPTAAQETLQARYIVSSAAESLARGSTRQFFFIAAPYREGASYWSMYRSPDEPMAALAAQSVMTRELGEGRYAGQLNGLPEGVSAYVFDTGSGPAAVLWAPADTEVTVPVEGETALVDLMGRDGDLTVSGSVAAFTVGPDPVYLSAAQFPDLMAAPAPAAPADPIDADDFTAAERVVIQPVFDAETSKNSQLYGYGLDSTATTTVTAEVYNFNDADVTAEVAATAQGGWQVAGAAQPVTVPAGGKADVTFGITAGTDLRQTIADLTIEATVDGQTSSPAVAELRPRVSSLTVEHAIDDADDVVKAEYTNMKDAAQHVSEASWTFGDSTETVEVDLDVTPGATVSLQSTPAPAGAGKVAYTAALTIDGAGDVSASGTLSALPRSDVPRVPKHTIEIDGVHDDLAGLPSTTLTAPGVEGSSLAAETWFTWDDDNLYLTAEVTDDVHVQPFTNTATWQADGLQFAVAPNWPGESDLRPEIQERIEFGFALTPEGPQLYRYPSGSVDGFLTSADVAAVRDGTTKTTVYEAAVPWSLLEPIGLTPASAASLSIVANDTDGDGTRGWVQWGGGITTAKDTELFEPVIFE
- a CDS encoding transposase family protein, translated to MLVYRSGMNVSTQHLRFVTNALRTQRKQSGTRWRVLSSGQQALMLLAHLKKGETYRDLAIGFKVGTSTAYRYLREGLEVLAGLAPALEQAIQAAAKKAYVTLDGTLLRIDRVAMASKGDRIYYSGKHKTHGVNVQVIADPAGRLIWASPALPGARHDAGAAKEHGIPAALGAAGVSTFADTAYIGAGPTIRAPFRRLRHDRSSHLFTRRELSTGQKAVNTSISQMRAPGERANAALKSWRLLHKIRSSPAHATRLVNAVQVVILNS
- a CDS encoding carbohydrate ABC transporter permease, translated to MALTERTRTARRHSTGRSLERSNISDSDLSRASTRFTFRVVVWVVVALLAVVAAGPLLWLAKSAVSTTQDILRTPFALWPSGIQGQNLADAWNQIQIGRFTTNSLLITSGEVIVAVFSAVTLGYVLAILRPRYGPVLNAAIMATLFIPGVISLIPLYLTVIDLGLLDSYAALWLTNGVSAFNVLIMKQYFQTIPPELIEAATVDGAGPLRILWSIVLPMARPIIGVVALLAFIASWKDFLWPLLALPSPEKQPLSVGLATVAPQADLAMLMAGMFIAVLIPITVFAIFQKQ